TTTTTCGTGTTCAAATTCTACTTCCCCTTTTCCTTTCGGTGAGTCAAACATATCTCTTGACTCATTCGCATAACCACTGCCTTCGACAACATTGTCTGTTTTGTCTTGTTTAGTATGCACGATATTCAAAGCCTGAATCTGTACTTTAACGTTTGAGTGAAATTCTATGTAATTCAGTACGCGCCTAGTGGCCTCTGTGGGTGTACTACTTCAACTACCGTCAGCCGCATTTTGATTACTGCATTCTCACTTTTCTGGATTCATTTCTATCCATTTTAGTTACtattaaatttaaatacctttCAGTTTCAATCTTAGCTAACTTTTTACAATTCGTTCTTTCAAATTGGTTACAAGTTCGTGCAGCTGGATATTATATGCTCACTTTACTTTTGCAAAACGCTTAGTACTTATATTTTCCCACGCCATAGCTGTATTTTTCAAGACTGTAGCCGTAAAATGAACAAACGTCCTGTCACATATAACATTAAACAGCTTCCGTAGCGTGTTCTATCAATTACCAAATATGGTTTCCCATGTACTAGAGTTGGGAAACACAATTCTTTTTGCTGATTCGATCCTACGATTCAGTCCCACATTGCGAATCGTTCCTACGATTCGCTGACGATTCGTTCTAGTCTGCGAtgacacgattcttacggaatgcaaaaagttctacatcttactcacagatggcaggacatgtctgaaatttcaATGAGGTTAAAATCGAACtatgtcatgataagatatgccagaaatagtttatttatgagtaaacatgcatatgatgttacaagtgtgattctcgatttatacgtgtaatgccttaattgatgaaaggtcacatttgatttgattgcatctattgttttctttcagtatgccaggaaagaggagacCATTTGTgcaaaaggtggtgcaaaattacgtggtatgccagtttggttgtgtggtttgaacgtatctaactacagatgTCTGTTTTATAGTAATTAAATCTAGCAGTggggcagacgtggtttggctcatatcatcctatgtttttctgtgctaagatgtctttccaagtccacatcacccttgtagtaattcataacgcagctgacagccctcccacacaggaaatttagcttaactttttaTACCATAATGTGTGGATGACCGAGCTTAGCTCTGTTTCTTTTTATAAAATCGTATTTTTCGGGAGAAGCTAGTTATGCAAATAAAGTTGAAAGCAAACAGttaactaaatgtaaatgtttatttcCGAGATACCAGCGATCGGAGGAAACCATGTCTAACCTAAAACATATCTAGGATGATTGTTACTATCGGATGTATGGTAAGTCCAACGTGTTTGTATTCGGATAATGTTATACCgccatctcacaaaattttgatacaCCTCTACTGTAACATCCAGTAGTAACAAAGATTTACGAAATTGCGATATAAAAtacttattgtgtaaaatcgagttTTTTCAGGAAACACACTAATATAGATAAACTTAAATATCAAAATCCGTatccaaatataaaattttatccaaACAGTTAAAGCCGTTCCTaagaaacacgaaattcgcgtttttatttaaaaaattattttgtgtaaaatcgtgtgctgtaaggaaagacacctatatacatataaacataaaaaccaaaaccttaactacattcaatacatactaacaaagttttacgaaatggcgttataaaaacatgtgaaatagcgtttttatagtataaaattgcatttttacgaatggaactatgtaggatatatatattgtaaaatttactatttacgaaagaatggaactatgtaggtgaactcaaaaagcaaaaaccagtctaaatacaaaattcCATCCAAATCGTTGGGGCCAttttcgagatacgcgaaatataatacataatccaagtgctattactagtgtgtaaggaaggtgtgtgtgttttgtattgcatctgcaacaaccagaggtacgtatttattcatcacacttggatttcttgattttaatcgtgtgcaATGGGggctgtgtactcgctgtatatcgtttctgtcatcactagttcgtgtattactcgcgcaaactaagctgacgtcggcgcggtggctgattgTAGCGAtgctaaatgggaaatgcctttacgctcgttcccgtcagccaccgccaagtgtcagcttggttttcacgagtaatattaccatggaggtagaataaggggagatggcactacagacttaaagtgggtttacactagcaagtcgcttgcagaaattattgctgcaagttattgcaatccgcttgcagctgtgtttacactacaacgcaagaattaagcaagattcttccgcaagttctttggcaagaaacttgcgtcaacaagttgcagatactgtttacatatgctttcagtaccactacgagtgtctgccgaagtataaaatgacaagtaggcgtgtgagatatgctgcagctcttgtaattgtaatgaaaaacgtgaaaaagaaaaagagaagtatttgggttagagagtggataatgagaagatcgcaatatggtgcctataataaccttttgcaagaacttagtatcgagagcatggatacttttgaaaacttttgcagaatgtcctcaaatgatatGGAGtgtttgttgatgttaatagcgcccgtcatatcaaaacgagacacaaagttCCGTACTGCcatttcagcaaaggaacgtttgcttgtcactctacgatttatagctacaggtgagctacgaataaaataggcctTTTCGTTTATTTGTGTGAAACATACAGCCAAAAcaagtttaaattttgaaatcttttctttgtaggagactcatacaagtccctcATGTACTTGTTTCGTATTCCggtcagcacgatttctctgatcgtacctgACGTATATAGAGCCATTTTTGACGtattgaaaagggaaaattatttgaaggtatgtgaaaacacaacaatgaaactaaatttttattgaaataaactgcattttacagaatgatatacttataaaatgttttttttataatgctcataaaatggaaagagACAAGCTAATTAAAtacaacatgtaataattacacatcatcTGTTTCTAGACTGCTGtaacaacaagcgagtggatgcaggtggcaaaggggtttgAAGAGAACTGGAACTTTCCACACTGCATTGGGGCATTGGATGGGAATCATATTGTGATGCAAGCTCCAAAAGACAGTGGAagctattattataattataaacatTGCCACAGTGTTGTATTATTGGCACTTGTAGATGCCAGTTACAAGTTGTTATACATTGATGTAGGCTGTAATGGAAGAGTTTCAGATGGTGGTGTATTTAGTAGCTGTTTCTTCTCTTCAGCCTTGGAGCAAGGACATCTTGACATTCCTCTGCCCAAACCACTTCCTGGCAGAGAAAAGGACACCCCCTATGTAATCGttgcagatgatgcatttccaATGAGGTTATATTTAATGAAGCCCTATCCATTCCATAACCAACCGGGCCTGAACAGAGTGTCTAATTACAGGTTAACAAGGGCCAGAAGAGTTGTGGAAATTTTTTTTGGACACATTGCACAACGGTTTAGGATATTGAGGCGTCCATTGTTACTAGGTCCTGAAAAAACTGTGACAATAGTTTCAGCTATATGTGCCCTACACAATTTCTTAATGGACAGAAACGATGGCAATTATGCAAACCGAAGTAATTTTGATGTAGAGGATGTACAGAATGGTGAGGTAATAGGAGCCTCATGGAGGAATGAAGAGCAAGGAACACACAATTTAATCccaattcaaacaggacaatgtaacaaaaattctcATGATACTAGAGCAATTTGTGAAGAATTCATGAATTACTTTGTATCACCATCAGGTGAAGTACCTTGGCAGTACAGatacatttaaaatgtaaactgtAGACTTGGAAAATATATTTGCTGCCTGCGACTTATCATTTATAGCCTTACCATTAGGTTCAACAGTGATGTTCTTTTCTGTAGCTGGCTGTCCCAgcactcatttcactacattccatatggtCCTAAGCATGTTtttggaattactgatttctgacattacatACATGTTCCTGGACTTTATAGTAAAGTTTCTCAGCAATTCTGAGTATTTTTTTTATGTGCAATTTACTGCAGGACTAGTTGAacacttatttacttaatgttaaattgCTAAGATTGGCTGCAGTGAAAAGAAGTATAAAGCCTATCAATATCTGCAAAGAAGCCTGTTAGTGAGtagtgaaattcagtttaagatcaGAAGAATTGGAGCTTGCACTACTTGACAAAAGTTGTGCATAATTTTGTTCCACATGGCCATAATGTATGGGCACTCAATGTAATTACAGCTGCACAGAAGATAGAACATCATGTATATGGTATGCTGTGGTGCAATAGGATATTCTATGAAACCAACTATTAATGAATAGTATATTTCCAAATTAACAATTATGATGAACAAACAAGGAATCGTCTATATTTTGGTTTCTTTACAGAacttatcttacctttgtgtaaTACCTTTAAATTGTGAACTGTGTGTTTTGTATGCTTATTCCATTCCAACCCTTAACAAATTTTTAGAAGCAGGAGAATATTCATTCATATTCCATTTACATTATGGTGCTCTTGTCTTGTATAAAATCTCACATTTGGAGAACTGTATACTATTTTATTCATAGAAATTGTAGATGTAATCAGTGACAGTACAAAATAACATAATGGCACTCGCCCAACTGCATTTAAGATATTTGAGGAATGAAAATGTAAACAGGTCCTCCAACATTACTGCAAATTGGTATTCACAATATTTGGCAATTTATGTTCTCTATTTTTTTCTGGATGGTAGCAATATGCAGGCAATGTTTTTTATTGGAGGGTAACATGGGAAATGGCAGCaaatatgtgaattttaaaattttccctgcgaaatgactgttcaaacaaatttcgggcttggagccggtcgtcgttcaatacttcgtacgatatttcaactgggcacctgccagtcatcttcagatgagccGTCACAGACTGGCGCAAACctcgtccgttccgcaatatatagcgtactgtaactattctgcgcatgcgtcgaaaacctgatagttgaaccacactgcccgccggcagcgccctcgctggtggaatagcggaactcagtcgccttctgcgttgctgtttgccacggcggtcgacgcaatctgtcgtcttcgatttgagcaaatcgtggagatgatgggattccttgcactgtccagctggtagccgctgtcacggtttaacagattttccgccagtcgtatttctaccgattctttaataatggagtcccagaaagacgttgctgtggacaaaatcattgttttctcatactccattgaatgtccagtagaaatacaatgttcagcaatagcggacttgcttggctgcaaaaggagggtgtaacgttgatgttcagtgcagcgttctttcacggtgcgtgtggtttgacctatgtaagccataccacattggcacggtatcttgtaaattccggcctttcgtagtaacttattgtccttaactgatcccacaaggtccgcaatcttcgatggtgggcggaaaaccacttttacctgaaattttcggaggagtcttgctattttaaacgaagtgttgccaacgaaaggaagaaaagctaaagattgttctggcatgttctcctctttattcacttcctgtttCCTAGTTTTAACTGTtggtgccctgttaatctgccggatggaatacccattttcgctgaatactgtctttagatggccgagttcttgaggtaagctatctagatctgagacagtatgagctctatgaataagtgttttaagcaaactcatggtttgcaatgggtgatggcaactcgatgcttgcaggtacaaatcagtatgagtgggtttctggtaaactgaatgccctagagaaccatcattcttccttcgaaccaggacatccaagaaaggcaaacaaccatctttctctatttccattgtgaacaggatgttgctatgaatggagttgaggtgatgtagaaactccattaatttatcttctccatgaggccacactatgaaagtgtcatccacataccgccaaaaaactgttggcttcagggaagctgattcaagcgctcgctcttcaaaatcctccataaaaaggttggccaccaaaggagacaggggactacccatggcgacatcgtcagtctgttcaaaatattcttgattaaacataaaataagttgaggaaagagcgtgcctgaacaaagcagtgatatcaacaggaaacatgttaccaattagtgtcaaagaatctgcaagaggaacttttgtaaaaagtgagacacatcaaaacttactagaaggtctacactgctaagacgaagagctcCCAGTcgattgataaaatcagctgagttttgtatgtgatgtgagcacttgcctacgaaaggtctcagtaaggaagcgagatgtttagctaaatcatatgtaggagctccaatgttgctcaccattggacgcagaggaagaccctctttatgaatctttggaaggccatacagtcttggaggtacacaaccatgtggtcttaacctcttgatggtctcttgctgtaaggaggaggaatttaatagtgctgaagtttttcgttgcgcacatcctgtaggatcgtaatcaatcctcctataggtagagtcacttagcagaccatacatcttatctttatacacaccacgaggtaacaaaacagttgcattac
Above is a window of Schistocerca cancellata isolate TAMUIC-IGC-003103 chromosome 11, iqSchCanc2.1, whole genome shotgun sequence DNA encoding:
- the LOC126108241 gene encoding uncharacterized protein LOC126108241 — protein: MSSNDMECLLMLIAPVISKRDTKFRTAISAKERLLVTLRFIATGDSYKSLMYLFRIPVSTISLIVPDVYRAIFDVLKRENYLKTAVTTSEWMQVAKGFEENWNFPHCIGALDGNHIVMQAPKDSGSYYYNYKHCHSVVLLALVDASYKLLYIDVGCNGRVSDGGVFSSCFFSSALEQGHLDIPLPKPLPGREKDTPYVIVADDAFPMRLYLMKPYPFHNQPGLNRVSNYRLTRARRVVEIFFGHIAQRFRILRRPLLLGPEKTVTIVSAICALHNFLMDRNDGNYANRSNFDVEDVQNGEVIGASWRNEEQGTHNLIPIQTGQCNKNSHDTRAICEEFMNYFVSPSGEVPWQYRYI